The Acidimicrobiia bacterium genome contains a region encoding:
- the hisS gene encoding histidine--tRNA ligase, which produces MIPRAPKGTDDILPPESERWRTVLRTFDELAERYGYQLVFTPIFEHTELFARGVGEETDVVEKQMYTFEDRGGRSLTLRPEATASVVRAHLDRGGDEILKVSYAGPMFRYEQPQAGRRRQFFQVGVEYIGEPSPEADVEVIEVGYRCLQACGIADASVLLNSIGDPEDRVAYRDLLYRFLDERREDLSSEAARRIDTSPLRALDSKQDDAVLEGAPVPIDHLGSAAATHHAAVEVGLRRQGIPFVAAPRLVRGLDYYNRTVFEYQAASYRVAQSALGGGGRYDPLAAMLGGSETPGVGLAMGVDRVVLAMPDVVDAPALDAFVVWTGAERLEAALAVASSLRGAGFSADLDLSGKSVRSQFRAADRRRATAAIVVGSEWDEGLVTVKRLASGEESTMTLEETQKWLKNR; this is translated from the coding sequence GTGATCCCGCGCGCCCCCAAGGGAACCGACGACATCCTTCCACCCGAGTCAGAACGGTGGCGTACGGTGCTGCGCACCTTCGACGAACTGGCCGAGCGGTACGGGTACCAGCTCGTCTTCACGCCGATCTTCGAGCACACAGAGCTCTTCGCCCGGGGGGTCGGAGAGGAGACCGACGTCGTCGAGAAGCAGATGTACACCTTCGAGGACCGCGGCGGGCGTTCGCTGACGCTGCGGCCCGAGGCGACGGCGTCGGTGGTGCGGGCCCACCTGGACCGCGGCGGTGACGAGATCCTCAAGGTCTCCTATGCCGGCCCCATGTTCCGGTACGAGCAGCCGCAGGCCGGGCGTCGCCGCCAGTTCTTCCAGGTGGGGGTCGAGTACATCGGGGAGCCGTCCCCCGAGGCCGACGTCGAGGTCATCGAGGTCGGGTACCGGTGTCTCCAAGCCTGTGGCATCGCCGATGCCTCCGTCCTGCTCAACTCGATAGGCGACCCCGAGGACCGGGTCGCCTATCGCGACCTGTTGTACCGGTTCCTCGACGAGCGTCGGGAGGATCTATCGTCCGAAGCGGCCCGGCGGATCGACACCAGCCCGCTACGTGCTCTCGACAGCAAGCAGGACGACGCGGTGCTGGAGGGTGCGCCGGTGCCGATCGACCACCTCGGATCGGCGGCGGCAACTCACCATGCCGCCGTCGAGGTCGGGCTGCGCCGACAGGGAATCCCCTTCGTCGCCGCCCCGCGACTGGTACGCGGCCTCGACTACTACAACCGGACGGTGTTCGAGTACCAGGCGGCCTCGTACCGGGTCGCCCAGTCGGCTCTCGGTGGGGGAGGCCGGTATGACCCACTTGCGGCCATGCTCGGCGGATCCGAGACGCCCGGGGTCGGACTGGCGATGGGCGTCGATCGCGTCGTGCTGGCCATGCCCGACGTCGTCGACGCGCCGGCACTCGACGCCTTCGTGGTGTGGACCGGAGCAGAGCGGCTCGAGGCGGCACTCGCCGTGGCGTCCTCGTTGCGCGGCGCCGGGTTCAGCGCCGACCTGGATCTGTCGGGCAAGTCGGTTCGCTCGCAGTTCCGTGCCGCCGATCGGCGCCGGGCCACCGCGGCGATCGTGGTCGGATCGGAGTGGGATGAGGGTCTGGTGACGGTGAAGCGGCTTGCCTCCGGGGAGGAGTCGACGATGACGCTGGAGGAGACACAGAAGTGGCTGAAGAACCGCTGA
- a CDS encoding MBL fold metallo-hydrolase — MLIERAILWLFATNTWVLARGPGGPAVVIDPAPDADGIDALAAAHDLSIEAVLVTHGHVDHVGGAGAVALRHGAEVYLHPDDAFLAEEPQRLLEAFWGSVPPGDYEQPPSYAPLAHGQILDVADLRIEVVHTPGHTPGHCVFHLRDQQALFTGDHLFAGSIGRTDLPGGDHEALMRSMEDRVLDLPARTVVFPGHGPTTTLATELQTNPFLEAFRQ; from the coding sequence GTGCTGATCGAACGCGCGATCCTGTGGCTCTTCGCCACTAACACGTGGGTGCTCGCCCGCGGCCCGGGAGGACCCGCCGTCGTCATCGACCCGGCGCCGGATGCCGATGGGATCGATGCCCTCGCCGCGGCCCACGATCTGAGTATCGAGGCGGTCCTGGTCACGCACGGCCACGTCGACCACGTCGGCGGTGCGGGTGCGGTGGCCCTTCGCCACGGCGCTGAGGTGTACCTGCATCCCGACGATGCCTTCCTGGCCGAGGAGCCGCAGCGGCTGCTGGAAGCCTTCTGGGGGAGCGTCCCACCCGGCGACTACGAACAACCCCCGTCGTACGCGCCCCTCGCCCACGGCCAGATCCTCGACGTCGCCGATCTGCGCATCGAAGTTGTCCACACGCCCGGGCACACCCCCGGGCACTGCGTGTTTCATCTCCGCGATCAGCAGGCGCTGTTCACTGGGGACCACCTGTTCGCCGGCTCGATCGGCAGGACCGACCTCCCCGGTGGAGACCATGAAGCGCTGATGCGCTCCATGGAAGACCGGGTGCTCGACCTCCCGGCGCGCACCGTCGTCTTTCCCGGCCATGGACCCACCACTACCCTTGCGACCGAGCTGCAGACGAACCCGTTCCTCGAGGCCTTCCGACAGTGA
- a CDS encoding replication-associated recombination protein A, which translates to MADQTDLFAAEREARRTSVEPLAARIRPRTLDEVVGQEHLLGPGAAFGIMVRSGKPISMILWGPPGTGKTTLARLVASESAAAFEQLSATSAGVKDVREVLARATERLETDERRTVLFLDEIHRFNKAQQDALLPGVESGLVILVGATTENPFFEVNSPLISRSTLFRLESLDPEHVARLIDTALGDAERGVHGSIGITEEARDALATRSGGDARLALNALEVAAVLAAGAGSDRIGLPEVEEALQRRIVRYDKKGDQHYDVISAFIKSVRGSDPDAAVYWLETMLSAGEDPEFIARRMVILASEDVGLADPAALAIAVNAVRALAFVGLPEASYALHHAALYLATAPKSNSVAKAMRRAAAAVEETPSSTVPPHLRSTGFSAAADLGHGVGYDYPHDHEGGLVAQQYLPDEAIDRIIYRPKRGGAEARIADRLTEIDRVMGKKSRE; encoded by the coding sequence ATGGCTGACCAGACAGATCTCTTCGCCGCCGAGCGCGAGGCCCGACGCACGAGTGTGGAGCCGCTCGCCGCTCGGATCCGCCCGCGTACCCTCGACGAGGTCGTCGGACAGGAACACCTCCTAGGGCCTGGCGCCGCCTTCGGGATCATGGTGCGCAGCGGCAAGCCGATCTCGATGATCCTGTGGGGTCCGCCGGGGACCGGGAAGACGACGCTGGCTCGGCTGGTGGCCTCGGAGAGTGCCGCCGCGTTCGAGCAGCTCTCGGCGACTTCGGCGGGCGTCAAGGACGTCCGCGAGGTGCTGGCCCGGGCCACCGAGCGGCTGGAGACCGACGAGCGACGGACGGTGCTCTTCCTCGACGAGATCCACCGGTTCAACAAGGCGCAGCAGGACGCACTGCTGCCCGGTGTGGAGTCGGGGCTCGTGATCCTCGTCGGGGCTACGACCGAGAACCCCTTTTTCGAAGTGAACTCGCCACTGATCTCGCGCAGCACCCTGTTTCGGCTCGAGTCGCTCGACCCGGAGCACGTCGCCCGCCTGATCGATACCGCGCTCGGCGACGCCGAACGCGGGGTCCACGGTTCCATCGGGATCACCGAGGAGGCTCGCGACGCGCTGGCCACGCGGAGCGGCGGTGACGCCCGGTTGGCGCTCAACGCTCTGGAGGTCGCCGCGGTACTCGCCGCCGGGGCCGGCTCGGACCGGATCGGCCTCCCCGAGGTCGAAGAGGCGCTCCAGCGTCGGATCGTCCGATACGACAAGAAGGGCGACCAGCACTACGACGTGATCTCGGCCTTCATCAAGAGCGTGCGCGGGTCCGATCCCGATGCCGCCGTTTACTGGCTGGAGACGATGCTCTCCGCCGGCGAGGATCCCGAGTTCATCGCCCGTCGTATGGTGATCCTGGCGTCCGAGGACGTCGGATTGGCCGACCCGGCGGCGCTCGCCATCGCCGTGAACGCCGTTCGCGCCCTTGCCTTCGTCGGCCTGCCGGAAGCGTCGTACGCCCTGCACCACGCCGCGCTGTATCTGGCGACGGCGCCGAAGTCCAACTCGGTGGCCAAGGCGATGCGGAGGGCGGCTGCTGCCGTCGAGGAGACGCCGTCGTCGACGGTGCCGCCACATCTGCGGTCGACCGGGTTCTCCGCGGCGGCCGACCTCGGCCACGGCGTCGGGTACGACTATCCCCACGACCACGAGGGGGGCCTGGTCGCCCAGCAATACCTCCCCGACGAGGCCATCGATCGGATCATCTACCGGCCGAAACGAGGCGGGGCCGAGGCGCGGATCGCCGACCGCCTCACCGAGATCGACCGGGTGATGGGGAAGAAGAGCCGCGAGTAG
- a CDS encoding prepilin-type N-terminal cleavage/methylation domain-containing protein yields the protein MNRFRSKLLRGEGGMTLVELMVSMLLMSFIATALVAGMTTAMRSANLHRDDDRAVQDLRHAKERLTRELRAITELTGASASSVTFWLDEDADGIVDLGETITWEITTGGSLVRSTNAGASSSVVSNLVAGSSGFTFDAAAVGEIRRIGIELTAAVGSSDGTRSIQTEIFLRNAP from the coding sequence ATGAACCGCTTTCGCTCCAAACTCCTCCGGGGGGAGGGCGGCATGACCCTGGTGGAGCTCATGGTCTCGATGCTGCTCATGTCGTTCATCGCCACCGCGCTGGTCGCCGGCATGACCACGGCGATGCGATCCGCCAACCTGCACCGCGATGATGACCGCGCCGTCCAGGATCTCAGGCACGCCAAGGAGCGTTTGACCCGGGAGTTGCGCGCCATCACCGAGCTGACCGGTGCGTCGGCCTCGTCGGTGACCTTCTGGCTCGACGAGGACGCCGATGGCATCGTCGATCTCGGAGAGACGATCACCTGGGAGATCACGACCGGCGGGTCACTGGTCCGATCGACCAACGCCGGAGCATCGAGCTCCGTAGTGTCCAACCTGGTCGCTGGCTCGAGCGGCTTCACCTTCGATGCCGCCGCGGTGGGCGAAATCCGCCGGATCGGCATCGAGCTCACCGCCGCCGTGGGGTCGAGCGACGGCACCCGTTCCATCCAGACGGAGATCTTCCTCAGAAACGCCCCGTGA
- the aspS gene encoding aspartate--tRNA ligase, whose amino-acid sequence MAEEPLKRSRATELGAFDEGRRVRLSGWVATRRDHGGVAFIDLRDASGLIQVIVDPDEHPGVTALRDEWCVAVEGVVGLRPEGTVNPNLATGEIEVRADMLEVLSAADPLPFQIGDRIDVDETRRLEYRYLDLRRPRMAANLVARSKAITAMRSALTDRGFLEVETPTLVRSTPEGARDFLVPSRLQPGSFYALPQSPQLFKQLLMVGGVERYYQVARCYRDEDFRSDRQIEFTQLDLEGAFWGRDDVLEALEAVIVEVVRSSRGVELTTPFPRLTWHEAMARYGTDKPDLRFGMKIVDLSEAVAGSEFKAFTSVLADDGFVAGINAGTRDLSRSQLDALVERAQGLGAKGLVWAVVEDDGTLRSPVAKFLDDGAQQAMRSDLEAKPGDLLLVVADAPARVRAVLGTLRLDLGQPEGHDDLQPLWVVDFPTFATTPDGQLVPEHHPFTRPYSVEEMAERPTESLSRAYDLVLNGSELGSGSERIHDPAVQKQVFDILGISDEEAESRFGWFMKALRYGTPPHAGFAIGIDRLVAILQNEPNIREVIPFPKTQSGSDPLTRSPSPVDAAQLEELGLGLVVDPDVV is encoded by the coding sequence GTGGCTGAAGAACCGCTGAAGCGATCTCGGGCGACCGAGCTCGGCGCCTTCGACGAGGGCCGGCGCGTGCGGCTCAGTGGCTGGGTCGCCACCCGCCGGGACCACGGAGGCGTCGCCTTCATCGACCTGCGCGACGCCTCAGGGTTGATCCAGGTGATCGTCGACCCGGACGAGCACCCGGGAGTGACGGCGCTGCGCGACGAGTGGTGTGTCGCCGTCGAAGGCGTGGTCGGCCTTCGCCCCGAAGGAACGGTCAACCCGAACCTCGCCACCGGTGAGATCGAAGTCCGCGCCGACATGCTCGAAGTGCTGTCGGCGGCTGACCCGCTGCCGTTCCAGATCGGAGATCGCATCGACGTCGACGAGACCCGCCGCCTCGAATACCGCTATCTGGATCTGCGGAGGCCGAGGATGGCGGCCAACCTGGTGGCTCGGTCGAAGGCGATCACCGCCATGCGCTCGGCGCTCACCGATCGTGGCTTTCTCGAGGTGGAGACACCGACGCTGGTTCGTTCCACGCCGGAGGGGGCGCGCGACTTCCTGGTACCGAGCCGGCTCCAGCCGGGGTCGTTCTACGCCCTGCCGCAGTCGCCTCAGCTGTTCAAACAGCTTCTGATGGTCGGGGGAGTGGAGCGGTACTACCAGGTGGCGCGCTGCTATCGCGACGAGGACTTCCGTTCCGATCGGCAGATCGAGTTCACCCAACTCGACCTCGAGGGCGCTTTCTGGGGCCGCGACGACGTGTTGGAGGCGCTGGAAGCGGTGATCGTGGAGGTGGTGCGGTCGTCGAGGGGTGTCGAGCTGACCACGCCATTTCCGCGGCTCACCTGGCACGAGGCGATGGCACGCTACGGGACCGACAAGCCAGACCTCCGCTTCGGCATGAAGATCGTGGACTTGTCGGAGGCCGTCGCCGGCAGCGAGTTCAAGGCGTTCACCTCTGTGCTCGCCGACGATGGGTTCGTCGCCGGGATCAACGCCGGCACCCGCGATCTATCGCGTTCCCAGCTCGATGCCCTTGTCGAGCGCGCCCAGGGACTCGGGGCGAAGGGGCTCGTGTGGGCGGTGGTCGAGGACGACGGCACGCTGCGGTCACCGGTCGCCAAGTTCCTGGACGACGGCGCCCAGCAGGCGATGCGCTCGGACCTCGAGGCGAAGCCCGGCGATCTGCTCCTGGTGGTGGCCGACGCTCCGGCGCGGGTGCGCGCCGTGCTCGGGACGCTGCGGCTCGACCTCGGCCAGCCGGAGGGGCACGACGACCTCCAACCGCTGTGGGTCGTCGACTTTCCGACGTTCGCCACGACTCCGGATGGCCAGCTCGTTCCGGAGCATCATCCCTTCACCAGGCCGTACAGCGTGGAGGAGATGGCGGAGCGCCCGACCGAGTCGCTGTCTCGTGCCTACGACCTGGTGCTCAACGGGAGCGAACTGGGATCAGGCAGCGAGCGGATCCACGACCCGGCGGTGCAGAAACAGGTCTTCGACATCCTCGGGATCTCGGATGAGGAGGCCGAGTCGCGCTTCGGCTGGTTCATGAAGGCCCTGCGATACGGGACTCCTCCCCACGCCGGATTCGCCATCGGGATCGACCGCCTGGTGGCGATCCTCCAGAACGAGCCGAACATCCGCGAGGTGATTCCGTTCCCCAAGACCCAGAGCGGCTCGGACCCGTTGACCCGCAGCCCCTCCCCGGTCGATGCGGCCCAGCTGGAAGAGCTGGGCCTGGGACTCGTCGTGGATCCCGATGTGGTCTGA
- a CDS encoding prepilin-type N-terminal cleavage/methylation domain-containing protein, whose amino-acid sequence MTRPARSLRDDDGFTLIEALVASLIAIIIMAAFAGSMTAAFRGSRLTHANQSATALGVEHLEFARSQVWVQLAMTYVPAESPHTGSGGTVLLAGEAGLTADETLVVSGSGAIRPLLYEGVDTTDYTVWQYVTDAGLGLRRVVVIITWQHGDATFTHRAATLIAEVSTR is encoded by the coding sequence ATGACCCGACCTGCGCGCTCCCTGCGCGACGACGATGGCTTCACCCTGATCGAAGCCCTGGTGGCGAGCCTCATTGCCATCATCATCATGGCCGCCTTCGCCGGGTCCATGACCGCCGCCTTCCGGGGGTCCCGCCTGACCCACGCCAATCAGTCGGCGACGGCGCTCGGCGTCGAGCATCTCGAGTTCGCTAGGTCGCAGGTGTGGGTCCAACTCGCCATGACCTACGTGCCGGCAGAGTCCCCGCACACCGGCAGCGGCGGGACGGTACTCCTCGCCGGAGAGGCCGGTCTCACGGCGGACGAGACCCTGGTGGTGTCCGGATCGGGCGCCATCCGACCCTTGCTTTACGAGGGCGTCGACACGACGGACTACACCGTATGGCAGTACGTCACCGACGCCGGTCTTGGCCTTCGTCGCGTGGTGGTGATCATCACCTGGCAGCACGGCGACGCCACGTTCACCCATCGGGCGGCCACGCTGATCGCCGAGGTGTCGACGCGATGA
- the alaS gene encoding alanine--tRNA ligase, giving the protein MAAITTPKTGAEIRRAFIDFFAAREHEVVSSASLVPNDPSLLLTVAGMVPFKPYLLGEETPPYPRAVTSQKCVRTVDIDIVGTTARHMSFFEMLGNFSFGDYFKERAIPWAYEVSTEVFGFDPDRLWFTVHHSDDEAAEIWIDGVGVSPDRVQRRDRDNFWQMGVAGPAGPSSELFYDRGPEHGEPGGPIVDESRFMEFWNLVFMQYVQDEPYHVVGDLPMKSIDTGAGLERIAVLLQEVDNAFLTDLVAPVLEAGEAATGTRYGTGDVSDVSLRILADHGRSLSFMIGDGIVPSNEGRGYVLRRLLRRAVRHGWQLGAKEPITPRLVEATVEMMGEAYPELAGASDSIVETALREEERFLRTLESGHSLLSAELEALGDEHLLPGGTAFKLHDTFGFPVELTEEIAAEAGVEVDRDGFEFEMEAQRSRARQARKAKAAAADTSVYRTIMDAEGPTEFRGYTDVDTEATILALVLDGEQVQSAGDGADVEVFLDASTFYAERGGQVGDTGIIETPTGTLRVSDTRHAVYGLHGHEATVVSGTVEVGQPAKLEVDADRRERIRKSHTGTHILHWALREVLGEHVRQAGSVVEPDRLRFDFTHHLSLSRDELAIVEEATNQRVIENALVEARLVTPDEADAMGALAFFGEKYGDYGDHVRVIDIGGYSLELCGGTHVATSGQVGPVVLTDESSIGANLRRVEAYTGAAGYAHLSRLRQQLDATAGVLKTNADGALEAVERLLQKNRDLEERLEVLEASSRAGTAERLAAEADEVGGRRLVVTVADGADVDGLRLLALQVRDRVGSGVAVVGAPRDGKASIVVVVTDDLVARGVSAATIASAAASVLGGGASRDPALAQAGGPKGDRLAEAMDRARVAAQEALASA; this is encoded by the coding sequence ATGGCGGCGATCACCACACCGAAGACCGGCGCGGAGATCAGACGCGCCTTCATCGACTTCTTCGCGGCGCGGGAGCACGAGGTCGTGTCCTCGGCATCGCTCGTGCCCAACGACCCTTCCCTGCTGCTCACCGTCGCCGGGATGGTGCCCTTCAAGCCCTACCTGCTCGGTGAGGAGACACCGCCGTATCCCCGTGCGGTTACCTCACAGAAGTGTGTTCGTACCGTCGACATCGACATCGTGGGAACGACGGCGCGGCACATGTCCTTCTTCGAGATGCTGGGCAACTTCTCGTTCGGCGACTACTTCAAGGAGCGGGCGATCCCGTGGGCGTACGAGGTGTCCACCGAAGTGTTCGGGTTCGATCCCGATCGGCTGTGGTTCACCGTTCATCACAGCGACGACGAAGCCGCCGAGATCTGGATCGATGGTGTCGGTGTGTCGCCGGATCGGGTGCAGCGTCGCGACCGGGACAACTTCTGGCAGATGGGGGTGGCCGGCCCTGCCGGGCCGTCCTCGGAACTGTTCTACGACCGGGGGCCCGAGCACGGTGAGCCCGGGGGACCCATCGTCGACGAGTCGCGGTTCATGGAGTTCTGGAACCTCGTGTTCATGCAGTACGTCCAGGACGAGCCCTATCACGTGGTGGGCGATCTGCCCATGAAGAGCATCGACACCGGTGCGGGGCTCGAGCGGATTGCCGTGCTCCTCCAGGAGGTGGACAACGCCTTCCTCACCGATCTCGTCGCCCCCGTCCTCGAAGCGGGGGAGGCGGCGACCGGGACCCGATACGGGACGGGCGACGTGTCCGACGTCAGCCTGCGGATTCTCGCCGATCACGGTCGTTCTCTCAGCTTCATGATCGGCGACGGGATCGTGCCGTCCAATGAGGGCAGGGGTTATGTGCTGCGGCGACTCCTCCGCCGGGCCGTGCGTCACGGCTGGCAGCTCGGCGCCAAAGAACCGATCACCCCGCGCCTGGTCGAGGCGACGGTCGAGATGATGGGGGAGGCGTACCCGGAGCTCGCCGGAGCGTCCGACAGCATCGTGGAGACGGCGTTGCGCGAGGAGGAGCGATTCCTGCGCACTCTCGAGTCGGGCCACTCGCTCCTGAGTGCCGAGCTCGAGGCCCTCGGCGACGAGCACCTCCTTCCCGGCGGTACCGCCTTCAAATTGCACGACACGTTCGGATTCCCTGTCGAGCTGACCGAGGAGATCGCGGCCGAGGCGGGCGTCGAAGTGGATCGTGATGGCTTCGAGTTCGAGATGGAGGCGCAGCGATCGCGGGCGCGCCAAGCCCGCAAGGCAAAGGCAGCGGCCGCCGACACGAGCGTCTACCGCACCATCATGGATGCCGAGGGTCCGACCGAGTTCCGGGGCTACACCGACGTGGACACCGAGGCCACGATCCTGGCGCTCGTGCTCGATGGCGAACAGGTGCAGAGCGCGGGTGACGGGGCCGACGTCGAGGTCTTCCTCGACGCGAGCACCTTCTATGCCGAGCGGGGTGGCCAGGTGGGCGACACCGGAATCATCGAGACCCCCACCGGGACACTCCGGGTCAGCGACACCAGGCACGCGGTCTACGGCCTGCACGGCCATGAGGCGACCGTCGTCTCCGGCACGGTCGAAGTCGGCCAGCCGGCGAAGCTCGAGGTCGATGCCGACCGGCGGGAGCGGATCCGCAAGAGCCACACCGGTACCCACATACTGCACTGGGCGCTACGCGAAGTCCTGGGGGAGCACGTTCGGCAGGCGGGCTCGGTGGTCGAGCCCGATCGCCTGCGATTCGACTTCACCCACCACCTCTCCCTGTCCCGGGACGAGTTGGCGATCGTCGAAGAGGCCACCAACCAGCGGGTGATCGAGAACGCCCTGGTCGAGGCCAGGCTGGTGACTCCCGACGAAGCCGACGCCATGGGAGCGCTCGCGTTCTTCGGGGAGAAGTACGGGGACTATGGCGACCACGTCCGGGTCATCGACATCGGTGGCTACTCGTTGGAGCTGTGCGGCGGCACCCACGTGGCCACCAGCGGGCAGGTCGGACCGGTGGTGCTCACCGACGAGTCGTCGATCGGGGCCAACCTGCGTCGCGTCGAGGCCTACACCGGTGCGGCGGGCTACGCCCACCTGAGCCGGCTTCGGCAGCAACTAGACGCCACCGCCGGCGTGCTCAAGACCAATGCAGACGGGGCCCTGGAAGCGGTAGAGCGCCTTCTCCAGAAGAACCGCGACCTCGAGGAGCGACTCGAGGTCCTCGAAGCGAGCAGTCGAGCCGGGACCGCCGAGCGGCTCGCCGCGGAGGCGGATGAGGTCGGCGGGAGGCGCCTCGTGGTCACCGTCGCCGACGGCGCCGACGTCGACGGGCTCCGCCTGCTCGCGTTGCAGGTTCGGGATCGGGTCGGATCAGGGGTCGCCGTCGTCGGAGCACCCAGGGACGGCAAGGCCTCGATCGTGGTGGTGGTCACCGACGATCTCGTCGCCCGAGGAGTGTCGGCGGCGACCATCGCATCGGCGGCCGCCTCGGTACTCGGCGGCGGGGCGAGCCGCGATCCGGCGCTCGCCCAGGCGGGTGGGCCGAAGGGCGACCGGCTTGCCGAGGCGATGGATCGGGCTCGGGTGGCGGCGCAGGAGGCGCTGGCGTCGGCGTGA